Proteins encoded within one genomic window of Cryptomeria japonica unplaced genomic scaffold, Sugi_1.0 HiC_scaffold_270, whole genome shotgun sequence:
- the LOC131869845 gene encoding pathogenesis-related protein PR-4-like, translated as MASKVVIWIALCFFLASILFVNGETFTTSTPYDSAGRHYDLDGLFCATFDSNQTLEFRSKYLWTAYCDQAGQPMEPSLCGTCIQVTNDSTGQNVIVRIVDKCQSGGLVLETDAFNAIDKDGKGKHYGHMLTTYKFVGC; from the exons ATGGCTTCCAAGGTTGTGATTTGGATTGCTCTATGCTTCTTTCTGGCTTCCATTCTCTTTGTTAATGGTGAGACGTTTACCACGTCCACTCCGTATGATTCTGCTGGTCGTCATTACGACCTTGATGGCCTATTTTGTGCTACATTTGACTCCAATCAGACCCTAGAGTTTCGTAGCAAATACCTTTGGACTGCGTATTGTGACCAAGCCGGTCAGCCCATGGAACCTTCCCTCTGCGGCACCTGCATCCAA GTGACAAATGATTCGACTGGTCAAAATGTGATTGTACGAATTGTGGACAAGTGCCAAAGTGGAGGACTGGTTTTAGAAACTGATGCTTTTAATGCAATTGATAAGGATGGGAAAGGAAAGCATTACGGCCATATGCTTACCACCTACAAGTTCGTGGGCTGTTAG